DNA sequence from the Paenibacillus physcomitrellae genome:
AAGCTTGCCCGAAAAGGGATGGTTCTGGATCTTGGCGGCATCGGCAAAGGTTATGCGGCGGACAAGGTGGCTGACTATTTGCGAAGTCAAGGCATTACGAGTGCGCTGATCGATTTGGGCGGCAGCAGCATTATTACCTTGGGAGCCAAACCGGACGGATCGCTTTGGAATATCGGCCTGCAGGATCCTGATCAAAGCAGGGGGACCCAGCTGGGCACGATCAAAATCAACAACGAAGTCATTGATGACTCCGGTGTTTATGAACGTTTCTTTATGCAGGATGGCATTCGCTACCATCATATTCTGGATCCCCGGACCGGGTTCCCTGCCCAAAACGGGATTAAAAGCCTGACCATCATGAGCCCAAAAGCAACAGATGCCGACGCTTTGTCAACCGGGGTGTTTCTGATGGGCGTGCAGGATGGGTTGGCTTATCTGGAGGCGCTGCCGGAGAAGATCGAGGCTTTTTTCGTAACGGACGATAATAAAATATACGCAACTCCCGGACTCAAAAGCCGTTTAAACATTACAGACAGCACGTATTCTTTTGGCGGCTGACGAATATTTTTTAAGGAAGAAGACAGGTTATAAGCACAAGCAGATTCCTTAAATTCGGCATTAAATAGGATAGAAGGGGGGAGAGTATGCAGACTCGAAGCTCTGATAATGCCAAAGGAATTGACGTTTCTCACCATAATGGTACGGTGAACTGGCAAAGGGTGGCGGCCAGCGGTTATTCGTTTGTTTTCGTGAAAGCGAGCGAAGGCACGACCTATAAGGACCCTACGTTTGAGACGAATGTCCGTGGTGCGAGACAAGCCGGACTGCTTGTCGGGGCTTATCATTTTCTGAATG
Encoded proteins:
- a CDS encoding FAD:protein FMN transferase, which gives rise to MTNKKGRRFSVYMIVLILLLGFTAAVIYGLSSTGKSGSGWVPHSGSGSNAPSFSQTYYIYDTVVNIKLYGEQASQRNLDDIKQLLERLDRELSRTKEGGEVYEVNRLAGVQAVPVSDETLEAVKLSLNYAKEMGGLFDPTIGPLVDLWGIGTENARVPQQHEIDEALKLINYKAVLIDETAKTIKLARKGMVLDLGGIGKGYAADKVADYLRSQGITSALIDLGGSSIITLGAKPDGSLWNIGLQDPDQSRGTQLGTIKINNEVIDDSGVYERFFMQDGIRYHHILDPRTGFPAQNGIKSLTIMSPKATDADALSTGVFLMGVQDGLAYLEALPEKIEAFFVTDDNKIYATPGLKSRLNITDSTYSFGG